Proteins encoded in a region of the Mariprofundus ferrinatatus genome:
- the waaF gene encoding lipopolysaccharide heptosyltransferase II, whose protein sequence is MSNEHQLLLMPPNWIGDVVMAQPAMSAIATHYRMHHEHCRITLCGRSWLKELLPWLNIKGAEYASDIPAADTAYLFPNSFRVAWQCKRAGVKKIIGYRGQWRSLLLSQPVRHRIDTRTDHHRLFHLDLARQTGITTGSDRVELSVPENGLELGRAAIEKHGMNPERTISVAPGAQFGGAKCYPSDGFRAVVHALAEKGWQPLILGMQEDRNVAESILEGIGSPAWNAAGETALSEALQLIAASKLMLCNDSGLMHVAAGLGIPTVAPFGATDPERTSPSGDKVAILYEPADCSPCLQRECSVPGHPCMANIPPQTLTDACLNMLEH, encoded by the coding sequence ATGAGCAATGAACATCAGCTTCTATTGATGCCACCCAACTGGATTGGGGATGTTGTCATGGCGCAACCTGCAATGTCAGCTATCGCCACCCACTACCGCATGCATCATGAGCATTGCCGGATCACACTCTGCGGGCGAAGCTGGCTGAAAGAGCTGCTCCCATGGCTGAATATCAAAGGGGCAGAGTATGCCAGCGACATCCCTGCCGCTGACACCGCCTACCTCTTCCCCAACAGTTTCAGGGTCGCGTGGCAATGCAAACGGGCAGGGGTAAAAAAGATCATCGGCTATCGCGGGCAGTGGCGCTCTCTTCTCCTGAGCCAGCCCGTGCGACACCGCATCGACACCAGAACCGATCATCATCGCCTTTTCCACCTCGATCTGGCACGCCAGACAGGCATCACCACAGGCAGTGACAGGGTTGAACTATCCGTTCCCGAAAATGGCCTTGAGCTTGGCAGAGCAGCGATAGAGAAGCATGGAATGAATCCGGAACGAACCATTTCTGTTGCACCTGGCGCACAGTTCGGGGGTGCCAAATGCTATCCTTCTGACGGCTTCAGAGCGGTAGTCCACGCACTGGCCGAAAAAGGATGGCAACCGCTGATTCTCGGCATGCAGGAGGACCGAAACGTCGCCGAATCAATTCTTGAAGGTATTGGCTCCCCAGCCTGGAACGCCGCTGGTGAAACAGCACTGAGTGAAGCGCTGCAGCTTATAGCCGCTTCAAAGCTGATGCTCTGCAATGACTCTGGCCTGATGCATGTTGCAGCGGGGCTTGGCATTCCAACCGTGGCCCCATTTGGTGCCACTGATCCTGAGCGCACATCACCCAGCGGGGATAAGGTTGCCATCCTCTACGAACCGGCAGATTGCAGTCCCTGCCTTCAGCGCGAATGCTCGGTTCCTGGACACCCCTGCATGGCCAATATTCCACCGCAAACACTGACCGATGCCTGCCTCAATATGCTGGAACACTAG
- the waaC gene encoding lipopolysaccharide heptosyltransferase I: protein MKILIVRLSAFGDIIHCLPALDDLLARPEVTEVHWLVDERYKFVTDILPKQVHVHAVALKGDHPIHSAWKAIRTLRATGFGAVIDLQGLIKSAVLSRLCGSPVYGFDNNLMREKPASLLLHNVTFHPDERHVVQQYRRIATGPFTSEPASVAIPYAKPSINLADSRCPDDGEIIALLGLEEKSYVILHAAGGWETKQLPASTWISVAKGLKEKNITPLFTWGNDAERAQAESYADRSNGFALPKRLTMPSLCSLILHARAVVGADTGMLHLTAALGKPTVTFWGPSASWRSAPLEVEHDMSRPLHLHIESNPACGPCFKRTCDNFVCMDMILPESILRAIDEL from the coding sequence ATGAAGATCCTGATTGTTCGGCTTTCGGCCTTCGGCGATATCATCCACTGTCTGCCCGCACTTGATGACCTGCTGGCGCGTCCTGAGGTAACCGAGGTGCACTGGCTGGTTGATGAGCGCTATAAATTTGTCACGGATATCCTTCCGAAGCAGGTGCATGTACATGCCGTCGCCCTGAAAGGTGATCACCCCATTCACTCTGCATGGAAGGCTATTCGAACACTTCGCGCCACTGGCTTTGGAGCGGTGATTGATCTGCAGGGGTTGATAAAATCAGCAGTGCTTTCGCGCCTTTGCGGTAGCCCGGTTTATGGTTTCGATAACAACCTTATGCGGGAAAAACCGGCCAGTCTGCTTCTGCACAATGTCACTTTCCACCCTGATGAGCGACATGTTGTGCAGCAATATCGTCGAATTGCCACAGGCCCGTTCACCTCTGAACCCGCATCTGTTGCCATTCCCTATGCGAAACCCTCTATCAACCTTGCTGACAGCCGCTGTCCAGACGATGGCGAGATCATCGCCCTTCTGGGGCTTGAGGAGAAAAGCTATGTGATACTTCATGCGGCCGGCGGTTGGGAAACCAAACAACTTCCGGCAAGCACCTGGATCAGCGTGGCTAAGGGGCTGAAAGAAAAAAACATCACCCCCCTGTTTACCTGGGGTAACGACGCCGAGCGCGCCCAGGCGGAAAGTTACGCCGATCGGAGCAATGGCTTCGCCTTACCCAAACGTTTAACTATGCCATCATTATGCTCACTGATTTTGCATGCCCGTGCCGTGGTCGGTGCAGATACGGGCATGCTTCATCTGACAGCGGCTTTAGGAAAGCCAACGGTTACATTCTGGGGCCCTTCGGCATCGTGGCGATCTGCCCCCCTGGAGGTTGAACACGATATGAGTAGACCATTGCACTTGCATATCGAATCAAATCCCGCATGCGGCCCATGCTTTAAGCGGACATGCGACAACTTTGTCTGCATGGACATGATCCTCCCTGAGTCGATTTTAAGGGCAATAGATGAGCTGTGA
- a CDS encoding DUF3108 domain-containing protein, whose amino-acid sequence MSCEFLLGQRHQHFPGKVLLLLIPFMFGICSSYSAHAETVEIRAAHCMPYIGEHLEFDVNWEFINAGSASMDVLPKSGGWQVNTVAKTNKALDIFRKVRDYITAEGLCVNGRMQSTLFDANLHERKYVAKKRTEFLWQENRVRHSQNKVVEDFDVPAGHLSVIDAFFAVRNLKLIPGQKLKVPVFDSRKRYEIEVTVLPEREVLTAPWGKKVECIVVRPLLKSEGIFTNKGEMTLWLSNDERHIPIKVAAKIKFGSIFAHLTSYQYTAPTKSSTIRENSK is encoded by the coding sequence ATGAGCTGTGAATTTTTATTAGGGCAACGCCATCAGCACTTTCCGGGCAAAGTACTGCTGCTGCTCATCCCCTTTATGTTTGGTATCTGTTCCTCTTACTCCGCCCATGCTGAAACAGTGGAGATCAGAGCGGCTCACTGCATGCCATATATAGGCGAGCACCTGGAGTTCGACGTTAACTGGGAGTTCATCAATGCCGGTTCAGCAAGCATGGATGTACTTCCCAAGAGTGGAGGCTGGCAGGTCAATACCGTTGCCAAAACGAACAAGGCTCTCGATATTTTCAGAAAGGTGCGCGACTACATTACGGCTGAAGGCCTCTGTGTGAACGGGCGCATGCAGAGCACACTTTTTGATGCCAATCTGCACGAGCGCAAATACGTTGCAAAAAAACGTACCGAATTTCTCTGGCAGGAGAACAGGGTCAGGCATTCACAAAACAAGGTGGTCGAGGATTTCGATGTACCAGCCGGCCACCTTAGTGTGATCGACGCATTCTTTGCCGTGCGCAACCTTAAACTCATCCCGGGCCAGAAGCTTAAAGTTCCGGTCTTCGACTCGCGCAAACGTTACGAGATCGAAGTGACTGTCTTGCCAGAAAGAGAAGTTTTAACTGCTCCGTGGGGTAAGAAAGTGGAGTGTATTGTGGTCCGTCCTCTCTTGAAATCTGAAGGAATCTTTACCAATAAAGGTGAGATGACGCTCTGGCTCTCCAATGATGAACGACACATACCGATCAAAGTGGCTGCAAAAATAAAATTTGGAAGTATCTTTGCACACTTGACGTCCTACCAGTACACAGCACCAACGAAATCAAGCACCATAAGAGAAAACAGCAAATGA
- a CDS encoding methyltransferase family protein, producing the protein MSTEIANKSAWHRLVIEHRIKLTYAFAILALIFIRPSLEAMIWGLPFVVGGELIRIWASGHIHKFKEVTRTGPYALCRHPLYLGHFLILIGFMIAGNQIWVAISGIVIFWLIFIPTMQREETQLTEMFGDEYRRYMQTTPRVIPRWNAKGRNAGSFNPALVAQHRELNNIIGLAAALLIFATLGLLHASW; encoded by the coding sequence ATGAGCACTGAGATTGCAAATAAATCCGCATGGCACCGACTGGTTATTGAGCACCGCATTAAGCTCACTTATGCGTTCGCCATTCTGGCCCTGATATTTATCCGTCCAAGTCTGGAAGCGATGATCTGGGGGCTGCCATTTGTTGTGGGCGGCGAGCTTATTCGCATCTGGGCATCCGGCCACATTCACAAATTCAAGGAGGTGACCCGTACCGGCCCTTATGCGCTCTGCAGGCACCCGCTCTACCTTGGCCACTTTCTTATCCTGATTGGCTTCATGATTGCAGGCAACCAGATATGGGTAGCCATATCCGGCATTGTGATTTTCTGGTTGATTTTCATCCCGACAATGCAGCGAGAGGAGACCCAGCTGACCGAAATGTTCGGTGATGAATACCGCAGATACATGCAGACGACCCCACGCGTCATTCCTCGCTGGAATGCGAAGGGAAGAAATGCAGGAAGCTTTAATCCGGCCCTGGTAGCCCAGCATCGGGAGCTGAACAATATCATTGGTCTTGCTGCCGCACTGCTAATTTTTGCCACTTTGGGACTGTTGCATGCCAGCTGGTAA
- a CDS encoding methyltransferase domain-containing protein has translation MARLFDHPLKRKARYEAEYADRKVLDVACGCVKFKGATGLDYNVRSYMPQELQADITYDLNQFPYPFEDSSFDMIWCFHFLEHFQDLPKIMEEFYRLLKPGGKLVINTPHFSSVEAYRHWQHCHFFARGSFDYFCEDSHEWEFYNCRFKLADSKIFFDDLYTALGVGVIANTFSWQFERRLSWIFPASSVYFELQAIKD, from the coding sequence ATGGCCCGACTATTTGATCATCCGCTGAAGCGGAAAGCTCGTTACGAAGCTGAATATGCAGACAGAAAGGTGCTCGATGTGGCCTGTGGCTGCGTCAAATTTAAAGGCGCCACCGGTCTCGATTACAACGTACGCTCCTATATGCCTCAGGAGCTGCAGGCCGATATCACCTATGATCTCAATCAGTTCCCCTATCCATTTGAAGATAGCAGTTTTGACATGATCTGGTGCTTCCACTTTCTCGAGCATTTCCAGGATCTGCCAAAGATCATGGAGGAGTTTTACCGCCTGTTAAAACCGGGCGGGAAACTGGTCATCAATACACCCCACTTTTCAAGCGTTGAGGCCTACCGCCACTGGCAGCACTGCCACTTCTTTGCACGCGGCTCGTTTGACTATTTTTGTGAAGACTCCCATGAGTGGGAGTTCTACAACTGCCGCTTCAAACTTGCCGACAGCAAGATTTTCTTTGATGACCTCTACACCGCCCTGGGCGTCGGCGTTATCGCCAACACCTTTTCATGGCAGTTTGAGCGACGCCTGTCATGGATATTTCCAGCCTCCAGCGTCTACTTTGAACTTCAAGCCATCAAAGACTGA
- a CDS encoding carbamoyltransferase: MIILGINDIAHHNTSAAIVKDGEIVAAIEEERISRIKLDNGYPYAAINEVLEIAGLSAGDIDHVALAGLDHVQQRPALNLMFDHIAELAKEDDEIRRFYRKQQLDRYSRLLRSRPKLPKAFKDKVSTIVEHHQAHAASAYFASPFEGKKVGVISLDGSGDFSWGSVWVGENGKMEHVEHLHALNSLALLYSAFTIFLGFKATRHEGKVLGLAAFGKPEPLYSRLMDLVNPDDWDHLLHPRLAKCTLRQHGDMAQNSIRELTEGLCKEDIAAGLQAFTEKLVCDKVESYAKELDVRYLALAGGIFANVKLNQRILELPAIDNIYIHPNMGDGGLAAGAALQAYANLNPERMPMFMNNVYLGTRITRESAEAALVESGLGFEAPENMAKAAAGLLADGKVVARACDGMEYGPRALGNRTVMAACSDPTINDWLNKKFQRTEFMPFAPVILEEHCAEYFPAWVPDHKAARFMTLTYDAADVAKEKIPAAVHVDQTARPQVIRREDNRDYYDILHEFHALTGVASVINTSFNMHEEPIVCTASDAIRAFLDAKLDALILGPFLVFQPE, from the coding sequence ATGATCATACTTGGCATTAACGACATCGCGCATCACAACACCTCTGCAGCCATCGTCAAAGATGGAGAGATTGTCGCCGCCATCGAAGAGGAACGCATCTCCAGGATCAAGCTGGACAATGGTTATCCTTATGCAGCTATCAATGAGGTGCTTGAGATCGCCGGCCTGTCGGCAGGTGATATCGATCATGTTGCACTGGCCGGACTGGATCATGTCCAGCAGCGCCCAGCTCTGAACCTCATGTTTGACCATATCGCCGAACTGGCCAAAGAGGATGATGAGATTCGTCGCTTCTATCGTAAGCAACAGCTAGACCGCTACTCCCGTCTATTGCGCTCTCGACCGAAGCTACCCAAGGCTTTCAAAGACAAGGTTTCCACCATCGTCGAACATCATCAGGCACATGCCGCATCCGCCTATTTTGCTTCACCGTTTGAAGGTAAAAAGGTTGGCGTGATCTCTCTGGATGGATCGGGAGACTTCTCATGGGGCTCTGTCTGGGTTGGCGAAAACGGAAAAATGGAGCATGTGGAGCATCTGCATGCCCTGAATAGCCTTGCCCTGCTCTACTCTGCATTCACCATATTCCTCGGATTCAAGGCTACCCGCCATGAAGGAAAAGTGCTCGGTCTTGCAGCATTCGGGAAGCCCGAACCGCTCTACAGCCGACTGATGGATTTGGTGAACCCTGATGACTGGGATCACCTTCTGCATCCCAGACTGGCAAAATGCACGCTCAGGCAGCACGGCGATATGGCCCAGAACAGTATTCGCGAATTGACTGAAGGGTTGTGCAAGGAGGACATTGCCGCAGGCCTGCAGGCATTCACCGAGAAACTTGTATGTGACAAGGTTGAGTCTTACGCAAAAGAGCTGGATGTACGCTATCTGGCTCTGGCAGGCGGTATTTTTGCCAATGTAAAACTCAACCAGCGAATCCTAGAACTGCCTGCAATCGATAACATCTATATCCATCCCAATATGGGAGATGGCGGATTGGCCGCCGGTGCTGCACTGCAGGCATATGCCAACCTGAATCCTGAGCGTATGCCGATGTTCATGAACAATGTTTACCTTGGCACCAGAATCACCAGAGAGAGTGCTGAAGCTGCGCTGGTTGAGAGCGGCCTTGGCTTTGAGGCTCCGGAGAATATGGCCAAGGCAGCTGCCGGACTTCTCGCAGATGGCAAGGTCGTCGCACGCGCCTGCGACGGCATGGAGTATGGTCCGCGCGCACTCGGTAACAGAACTGTAATGGCTGCATGCTCTGATCCAACCATCAATGACTGGCTCAACAAAAAGTTTCAGCGCACCGAATTCATGCCGTTTGCTCCAGTCATACTGGAGGAGCACTGTGCCGAATACTTCCCAGCCTGGGTTCCGGACCATAAAGCCGCCCGCTTTATGACACTCACCTACGATGCTGCGGATGTTGCCAAAGAGAAAATCCCCGCCGCCGTCCATGTTGACCAGACCGCCCGACCGCAGGTCATTCGACGTGAGGACAACAGGGATTATTACGATATCCTTCATGAGTTTCATGCACTTACAGGTGTCGCCAGCGTGATCAATACCAGCTTCAACATGCATGAGGAGCCGATTGTCTGCACTGCATCGGATGCAATTCGAGCATTCCTCGACGCAAAACTTGATGCCCTGATCCTCGGGCCGTTCCTGGTATTTCAACCTGAATGA
- a CDS encoding glycosyltransferase family 2 protein, with protein MNQTGKLPITVTIIACNEEKRIGECLSSVQWSDDIVVVDSGSSDRTVEIAESHGARVIHNPWPGYGEQKQFASSQAKNEWILNLDADEYITPELAESIRSAFSTTSPESPVAFECNFEHFLMGKWLRHGEAFPDPHIRLFNRQHGDWNSRPIHEHIEISGEIGKLEGTIRHRTVESLAEYIDKINRYTDLQAEIVLQSGVRVTFPQLFTRSLWRFLRGYILRLGFLDGVAGLTHSMTSTLTSYLKYAKAYELQNREKE; from the coding sequence ATGAACCAGACCGGAAAACTTCCGATTACCGTAACGATCATTGCCTGCAATGAAGAGAAACGCATTGGGGAGTGTCTAAGCAGCGTACAGTGGTCAGATGATATTGTTGTCGTTGATTCCGGCAGCAGTGACAGAACCGTTGAAATTGCAGAATCACATGGCGCAAGGGTCATTCATAATCCATGGCCGGGATATGGCGAACAGAAGCAGTTTGCGAGCAGCCAGGCAAAGAATGAGTGGATTCTAAACCTCGATGCGGACGAGTATATCACTCCGGAACTGGCGGAAAGCATCCGTTCTGCCTTTAGTACGACATCCCCGGAATCCCCGGTTGCCTTTGAATGCAACTTCGAACACTTTCTGATGGGAAAGTGGCTTCGTCATGGTGAAGCCTTCCCTGATCCGCATATTCGCCTGTTTAATCGCCAACATGGCGACTGGAACAGTCGCCCAATCCACGAACATATCGAGATCAGCGGTGAAATCGGAAAACTGGAAGGAACGATTCGCCACAGAACGGTTGAATCGCTCGCTGAATATATTGATAAAATCAACCGCTATACCGATCTACAGGCGGAAATTGTTCTACAATCCGGAGTCAGGGTAACATTCCCCCAGCTGTTTACCCGGTCTTTGTGGCGCTTTCTGAGAGGTTATATTTTAAGACTTGGTTTTCTGGATGGCGTTGCAGGCTTAACCCACAGCATGACATCCACGCTCACCTCCTACCTGAAATACGCCAAGGCATACGAACTACAGAACAGGGAAAAGGAATAG
- a CDS encoding glycosyltransferase family 4 protein, whose protein sequence is MKVLHIVRQYGPVGGMERYVWEVSRAQAELGMEVNVLCEEVHGNGHENINVFQLGKGLRKPRWLAALLFSRRVTRWIRKHPQKGTIIHSHETTAVHHITTFHGPPFARIRQYPWWKRVSLRVYANLWLEQRELCGDQVQKVVPNSALIAKELLAAYPSIKARLTDPVIPGVGKCIERPDRIIPPTGGVIGFIGKEWQRKGLDRAIAIVEKLRQSRPECELWVAGPAPDDVAHLFKTWDGGYRLLGLTDSREIMPQLDLLIHPARREPFGMVITEALAANVPAVVSRQCGAASEIGNKQGMVLDESENRSKWVEACNELLNRSEPPPPYQHSWREVALEYANLYRLINTENQDIRAYSS, encoded by the coding sequence GTGAAGGTGCTGCACATCGTTCGCCAGTATGGCCCGGTCGGTGGCATGGAGCGCTATGTCTGGGAGGTTAGCCGGGCACAGGCAGAGCTCGGCATGGAAGTTAATGTTCTATGCGAAGAAGTTCATGGTAATGGCCATGAAAACATTAATGTTTTCCAACTCGGAAAGGGATTGCGAAAGCCAAGATGGCTGGCCGCCCTTCTTTTCTCCCGCAGGGTGACAAGGTGGATTCGTAAGCATCCGCAAAAGGGAACAATCATTCACAGCCATGAAACAACAGCTGTTCACCACATCACCACCTTCCATGGCCCTCCTTTCGCACGCATCCGCCAATATCCATGGTGGAAGCGCGTATCGCTTCGCGTTTATGCCAACCTCTGGCTGGAACAGCGCGAATTGTGCGGGGATCAGGTTCAAAAAGTGGTTCCCAATTCAGCACTGATCGCCAAGGAGTTGCTCGCCGCCTACCCCTCTATCAAAGCGCGCCTTACTGATCCGGTCATTCCCGGTGTTGGCAAATGTATAGAGCGCCCTGATCGCATCATTCCTCCCACAGGCGGTGTGATCGGCTTTATCGGTAAGGAGTGGCAGCGTAAGGGACTGGACAGAGCAATAGCTATCGTCGAAAAACTGCGTCAGTCGCGGCCGGAATGCGAACTATGGGTTGCGGGACCGGCTCCTGATGATGTTGCTCATCTATTCAAGACTTGGGATGGCGGCTACCGGCTGCTGGGCCTGACCGATAGCCGGGAGATCATGCCACAACTGGACCTGTTGATTCATCCGGCTCGGCGAGAGCCTTTCGGTATGGTGATCACCGAGGCTTTAGCTGCGAATGTGCCAGCCGTTGTATCGAGGCAATGCGGCGCTGCAAGTGAGATTGGCAATAAGCAAGGGATGGTCCTGGATGAGTCCGAAAACAGATCAAAATGGGTTGAGGCATGCAATGAACTGCTCAACCGCTCAGAGCCCCCACCCCCCTATCAACACAGTTGGAGGGAGGTTGCACTCGAATACGCAAACCTCTACAGGTTAATTAATACCGAGAACCAAGATATCAGAGCTTATTCTTCTTAG
- a CDS encoding LptF/LptG family permease: protein MILDRYILRLWMGPFLGGLLLVLGVLLLGRALKLLETVSDSGQAWVLIGELLILTMPYFLLLTVPMAFFLSMQNTVTSLQQSSEMDALRASGVSYTRMFRSFFLVVALLWAGLTFTSMVLLPQGQLGFNNILVKVYAMKGAITFSPQRFTEGLDGVTVYVDGEDDSGLYRGVILEDARDNISVIYTAESARFEMRGDYLELRMNDGVRLEGKGADQRMLAFEHYQVTIPVSGGRWQERQSGDHVTMMTVSELWDHLQALTKPDAVAEWNRRLLLPSTVLILLFFSLPLSLTQKRSGKAGSLIVGIAVLVLVYNIQLMLHRQVSQGAYPGWSMWAAQIAMLAMGVFLWIRAEADRLPKVFSAAGEWFYLLHQASTHWFAHRWSKKNKL from the coding sequence ATGATACTGGACCGATATATTCTGCGACTCTGGATGGGTCCGTTTCTCGGGGGGTTGCTTCTTGTGCTGGGTGTCCTGCTATTGGGACGAGCTCTTAAGTTGCTTGAAACGGTCAGTGACAGTGGACAGGCATGGGTATTGATAGGCGAGCTGCTGATTTTAACCATGCCATACTTTCTTCTTTTAACTGTTCCCATGGCTTTTTTCCTCTCCATGCAGAATACCGTCACATCACTGCAGCAGAGCAGTGAAATGGATGCATTGCGCGCGTCTGGAGTTTCGTATACGCGTATGTTCCGAAGTTTCTTTCTCGTGGTTGCACTGCTTTGGGCCGGATTGACCTTTACCTCTATGGTATTGCTGCCGCAGGGGCAGCTTGGTTTTAACAATATTCTGGTCAAGGTCTATGCAATGAAGGGTGCAATCACCTTTTCTCCCCAACGGTTTACAGAGGGCCTGGACGGCGTGACAGTATATGTTGACGGTGAGGATGACTCGGGTCTTTACCGCGGTGTTATCCTTGAGGATGCTCGTGACAATATCTCCGTGATTTATACAGCTGAGTCAGCCCGTTTTGAGATGCGCGGAGATTATCTTGAGCTGCGCATGAATGACGGAGTTAGGCTGGAGGGGAAGGGGGCAGACCAGCGCATGCTCGCATTTGAGCATTATCAGGTAACTATTCCCGTCTCTGGTGGAAGGTGGCAGGAACGACAATCAGGTGATCATGTGACGATGATGACTGTCTCGGAGTTGTGGGATCATCTGCAAGCCTTAACGAAACCGGATGCTGTAGCAGAGTGGAACCGTAGGCTTCTGCTTCCGTCAACCGTACTGATATTGCTCTTTTTTTCTCTTCCATTGTCATTGACTCAGAAGCGTTCGGGTAAGGCGGGATCGCTCATAGTCGGTATCGCCGTACTGGTGTTGGTCTACAATATTCAGTTGATGTTGCATCGTCAGGTCAGTCAGGGGGCATATCCGGGCTGGTCTATGTGGGCTGCTCAGATCGCCATGCTTGCGATGGGCGTTTTCCTCTGGATACGGGCTGAGGCAGATCGGCTGCCCAAAGTGTTTTCAGCGGCTGGTGAGTGGTTTTACCTTCTGCATCAGGCCTCGACCCACTGGTTTGCTCACCGCTGGTCTAAGAAGAATAAGCTCTGA
- a CDS encoding class I SAM-dependent methyltransferase translates to MKSAQERFLEQLPVESISARVAEQSGHDRNEISALMNTFSNESRITLDLVIDKLDPEKRMLEVGAGLCLLSLFLTQQGFRIVALEPALGGFGLFERLKAAILSELSHIDLTVLDKPAQNLNAKEDGPFDLIFSNNVIEHIPDWHDAMESMVEVLKPSGLMIHACPNYSIPYEPHYGVPVFRHFPSFSRKLFLPSGSDPEIWDSLNFITCNEIRNYCNKNNLSYLFRKELLFNAIKRIDEDTAFRERHKGLVATVASLIIRSGMGALIKRIPPALSTPLIVEIRKSQTGAK, encoded by the coding sequence TTGAAATCTGCACAGGAGCGTTTTCTTGAACAGCTCCCTGTTGAGAGCATTTCCGCCCGGGTTGCAGAGCAATCAGGTCACGATCGGAATGAGATCTCGGCACTGATGAATACCTTCAGCAATGAAAGCCGTATTACACTTGATCTTGTGATAGATAAGCTTGATCCAGAAAAGAGAATGCTTGAAGTGGGGGCTGGCCTCTGCCTGCTAAGCCTGTTCCTAACGCAGCAGGGCTTCCGGATTGTTGCATTAGAGCCTGCACTGGGAGGGTTTGGCCTCTTTGAGCGGTTGAAAGCAGCAATTCTTAGCGAACTTTCTCACATTGACCTTACTGTGCTTGATAAACCCGCCCAAAACCTGAATGCAAAAGAGGATGGCCCATTTGACCTAATCTTCAGCAATAATGTTATCGAGCATATTCCGGACTGGCATGATGCAATGGAATCGATGGTTGAAGTTTTAAAGCCATCCGGCTTGATGATCCATGCCTGCCCGAACTATTCTATCCCCTATGAACCGCACTATGGCGTACCGGTATTTCGGCACTTCCCTTCATTCAGCAGGAAGCTTTTTTTGCCGTCCGGAAGCGACCCGGAAATCTGGGACTCTCTCAATTTCATCACTTGCAATGAGATCAGAAACTACTGCAACAAAAACAACCTAAGTTATCTATTTAGAAAAGAATTGTTGTTCAATGCTATCAAGAGAATTGATGAAGACACTGCATTCAGGGAGCGTCACAAAGGTTTGGTTGCCACTGTGGCCTCATTGATCATAAGATCAGGGATGGGAGCACTTATCAAACGCATTCCGCCTGCACTATCAACACCATTGATAGTCGAGATCAGAAAATCGCAGACAGGGGCTAAATAG
- a CDS encoding class I SAM-dependent methyltransferase has translation MAQNTSGIRAIFSHASVYNIAQRLVGAEKARTILVKDYFPKSESYRMLDIGCGTAEILRHLPYDLDYVGFDASATYITEACRQFGNRGTFKAELVREAILDQMQPFDLVLAFGLLHHLDDKEGETLFSLARQALKPGGKLITVDPVYVPDQRSLARWIISKDRGQNIRTAEAYQELALSHFTDIKVTVRHDMLHIPYSHLILECRK, from the coding sequence GTGGCCCAGAATACTTCTGGCATCCGCGCCATCTTCTCGCATGCATCGGTATATAACATTGCGCAACGCCTGGTTGGTGCAGAAAAGGCGCGCACTATCCTTGTGAAAGATTATTTTCCCAAATCTGAAAGTTATCGCATGCTTGATATCGGCTGCGGCACTGCGGAAATCCTTCGCCACCTTCCATATGACCTCGACTATGTCGGCTTCGATGCCTCGGCCACATATATTACCGAGGCGTGCCGCCAGTTCGGTAACAGGGGCACATTTAAGGCGGAACTGGTCAGAGAGGCAATACTTGATCAGATGCAGCCATTTGATCTGGTGCTTGCATTTGGTCTACTGCATCATCTTGATGACAAAGAGGGTGAAACCCTCTTTTCTCTCGCAAGGCAGGCGCTGAAGCCCGGTGGGAAATTGATTACTGTTGATCCTGTTTATGTTCCTGACCAGCGCTCACTGGCACGCTGGATCATCAGTAAGGATCGAGGGCAGAACATCCGCACAGCTGAAGCCTACCAAGAACTTGCCCTGTCTCACTTCACTGATATTAAAGTTACCGTGCGTCATGACATGCTTCACATCCCCTACTCCCACTTGATACTAGAGTGTAGAAAATAA